The following are encoded in a window of Mycobacterium vicinigordonae genomic DNA:
- a CDS encoding aromatic ring-hydroxylating oxygenase subunit alpha — protein sequence MTREGRPAAGSWTEHYPELGTGPVSFADSTSPEFYELEREAVFKRAWLNVARVEELPRVGSYLTKEIEAARVSVILVKGRDEQIRAFYNICRHRGNKLVWNDFPNEATRGTCRQFTCKYHGWRYGLDGALTYVQQSSEFFDLDQAAHGLATVHCDVWNGFVFINFDPEPRQSLREFLGPMITGLDDYPFGKLTERYQWVAHNNSNWKIFADAFQEYYHVPSLHPQQVPPGVRDPDAGFTCGHFQLDGPHRLVSTAGRRRWLLPAEYMYPIERATKSGLVGPWRTPDIGELPAGVNPGGIEPWGISNFQIFPNTEILIYGGWYLLYRYWPTSYNTHRFEAYTYFHPARTVRERIEHEVASVVLKEFALQDAGMLGGTQAALEYGIVEEFPLNDQEILVRHLHKVVVDWVEAYRRDQALAAAGI from the coding sequence ATGACGCGAGAGGGCAGGCCGGCGGCGGGTTCCTGGACCGAGCACTATCCCGAATTGGGCACCGGGCCGGTCTCATTCGCCGACTCCACGTCACCGGAATTCTATGAGCTGGAACGCGAAGCGGTGTTCAAGCGAGCTTGGCTCAACGTCGCCCGCGTCGAGGAACTGCCCCGTGTCGGCAGCTATCTGACCAAGGAGATCGAGGCCGCCCGCGTCTCGGTCATTCTGGTGAAGGGCCGAGACGAGCAGATCCGCGCCTTCTACAACATTTGTCGGCATCGGGGAAACAAGTTGGTGTGGAACGACTTTCCGAACGAAGCGACGCGCGGTACCTGCCGACAGTTCACCTGCAAGTACCACGGCTGGCGCTACGGTCTGGACGGCGCACTGACCTACGTGCAGCAGTCCTCGGAATTCTTCGACCTCGACCAGGCTGCGCACGGACTGGCTACCGTGCACTGCGATGTGTGGAATGGGTTCGTCTTCATCAACTTCGATCCCGAGCCGCGGCAGAGCCTGCGCGAGTTCCTGGGCCCGATGATCACCGGGCTGGACGACTACCCGTTCGGCAAGCTGACCGAACGCTACCAGTGGGTTGCGCACAACAACAGCAACTGGAAGATCTTCGCCGACGCGTTCCAGGAGTACTACCACGTGCCGTCGCTGCACCCGCAGCAGGTGCCCCCGGGGGTGCGTGATCCCGACGCCGGATTCACTTGCGGTCATTTTCAATTGGACGGTCCGCACCGATTGGTGTCGACGGCGGGACGGCGCCGTTGGCTGCTGCCGGCCGAATATATGTACCCGATCGAGCGCGCCACCAAGAGCGGACTGGTCGGGCCGTGGCGGACCCCGGACATCGGCGAACTTCCGGCAGGTGTCAACCCCGGGGGTATCGAACCCTGGGGGATCAGCAATTTCCAGATCTTCCCCAACACCGAGATCCTGATTTACGGCGGCTGGTATCTGCTATACCGCTACTGGCCCACCTCCTACAACACGCACCGGTTCGAGGCGTACACCTACTTCCACCCGGCGCGCACCGTACGAGAGCGCATCGAACACGAGGTCGCTTCGGTGGTGCTCAAGGAATTCGCGCTGCAGGACGCCGGCATGCTGGGCGGCACCCAGGCCGCGCTGGAATATGGCATCGTCGAAGAGTTCCCGCTCAACGACCAGGAGATCCTGGTACGCCATTTGCACAAGGTGGTGGTCGACTGGGTCGAGGCTTACCGGCGCGACCAGGCCCTGGCGGCGGCGGGGATATGA
- a CDS encoding TauD/TfdA dioxygenase family protein — translation MSPLTITKLSDSVGAEVTGLDQDRLVTDDTIGGSILDALEDNGVLVFRSLRIEPRAQVAFCSRLGEVDYSSDGHHPVAGIYPITLDRSKNSSAVYLKATFDWHIDGCTPTADECPQKATVLSAVHVAEWGGETEFANAYAAYDELTDEEKERYGGLRVVHSLEASQRRVTPDPTPEQLARWRSRRTHEHPLVWTHRSGRKSLVLGASADYVVGMDLDAGRALLAELLGRATVPERVYSHDWSVGDTVIWDNRGVLHRAAPYDPDSPREMLRTTVLGDESIQ, via the coding sequence ATGAGTCCGCTCACCATCACCAAGCTCAGTGATTCCGTCGGTGCGGAGGTCACCGGGCTAGACCAGGACCGCTTAGTTACCGACGACACTATCGGCGGGTCGATCTTGGATGCGTTGGAAGACAACGGAGTTCTTGTCTTTCGCAGCCTACGGATTGAGCCGCGGGCTCAGGTCGCCTTCTGCAGTCGTCTCGGCGAGGTCGATTACTCCTCCGACGGGCACCATCCGGTAGCCGGGATTTACCCGATCACGCTGGACCGGTCGAAGAATTCCTCGGCCGTATACCTGAAGGCCACTTTCGACTGGCATATCGACGGTTGCACACCGACCGCAGACGAGTGCCCGCAGAAAGCCACTGTGCTGTCGGCGGTGCACGTCGCCGAATGGGGCGGCGAAACGGAATTCGCGAATGCCTATGCCGCGTATGACGAGCTGACCGACGAGGAGAAGGAACGCTACGGCGGACTGCGTGTTGTGCATTCACTGGAAGCCTCGCAACGGCGCGTCACTCCCGACCCGACCCCCGAGCAGCTGGCGAGGTGGCGATCCCGGCGCACCCACGAGCACCCGCTGGTGTGGACCCACCGCAGTGGCCGAAAATCGTTGGTGCTGGGGGCGTCTGCCGACTACGTTGTCGGCATGGACCTGGACGCGGGCCGGGCCTTACTGGCCGAACTGCTGGGCCGTGCCACCGTGCCCGAGCGGGTGTACAGCCACGACTGGTCGGTCGGTGACACCGTGATCTGGGATAACCGCGGAGTGCTGCACCGCGCGGCGCCCTATGACCCCGACTCGCCGCGGGAGATGTTGCGCACCACAGTGCTTGGTGATGAGTCGATCCAATAG
- a CDS encoding metal-dependent hydrolase family protein, which produces MTTVLKADRWADVDAGIVRSPGVVVVDGNRIVAVNPEGPLPDSVTVVELGDVTLLPGLMDMELNLFIGGPEGLPAPMHGVQDDPAYRTLRAAINARTTLDAGFTTVRNLGLMVKTGGYLLDVALQRAIEQGWHAGPRIYPAGHAVTPYGGHLDPTVFQRLAPGIMPLSIAEGIANGVPDVIACVRYQIRHGAKLIKVSASGGVMSHSTAPGAQQYSDAEFAAIADEAHRAGVRVAAHAVGDTAIRACIRAGIDCIEHGFLASDETIQMMADHGTFLVSTTYLTEAMAIDRIAPELRKKAEDVFPRAKAMLPKAIAAGVRIACGTDAPAIPHGQNAKELGALVARGMAPMEAIRAATVVAAELVEAEHESGRLAPGYLADVIAVRGDPSRDIAVIEDVSFVMKDGQIYKAEAA; this is translated from the coding sequence GTGACCACTGTCCTGAAGGCCGACCGCTGGGCCGACGTAGACGCCGGGATCGTCCGCTCGCCGGGCGTGGTAGTGGTAGACGGCAATAGGATTGTCGCTGTCAATCCCGAAGGGCCGCTGCCGGATTCGGTCACCGTAGTCGAGCTAGGTGATGTGACGTTGCTGCCCGGGTTGATGGACATGGAGCTAAACCTGTTCATCGGTGGCCCCGAGGGGCTGCCTGCGCCGATGCATGGCGTCCAGGACGACCCGGCCTACCGGACATTGCGCGCGGCAATCAACGCGCGCACCACGCTGGACGCCGGCTTCACCACGGTGCGCAACCTCGGGCTGATGGTCAAGACCGGCGGCTACCTGCTCGACGTGGCATTGCAGCGGGCGATAGAACAGGGCTGGCACGCCGGCCCTCGCATTTATCCCGCCGGGCACGCGGTCACCCCGTACGGCGGCCATCTGGACCCGACCGTTTTCCAGCGGCTGGCGCCCGGAATCATGCCGCTGTCGATCGCAGAGGGCATCGCCAACGGGGTTCCCGACGTGATCGCCTGTGTGCGTTATCAAATCCGGCATGGCGCCAAGCTGATAAAGGTCTCCGCGTCCGGCGGGGTGATGTCGCATAGCACTGCGCCGGGGGCCCAGCAATACTCGGACGCCGAGTTCGCCGCGATCGCCGACGAGGCCCACCGCGCGGGCGTGCGGGTGGCTGCCCACGCGGTCGGCGACACTGCGATCCGCGCGTGTATCCGCGCTGGCATCGACTGCATCGAGCACGGCTTCCTGGCCTCCGATGAGACCATCCAGATGATGGCCGATCATGGCACCTTCCTGGTCTCCACTACCTATCTGACCGAGGCGATGGCCATCGACCGGATCGCACCCGAGCTGCGCAAGAAGGCCGAAGATGTCTTCCCGCGTGCAAAAGCTATGTTGCCCAAGGCGATTGCCGCCGGTGTGCGGATCGCCTGTGGCACCGACGCGCCGGCGATTCCGCACGGCCAGAACGCCAAGGAACTCGGTGCACTGGTCGCCCGGGGGATGGCGCCGATGGAGGCGATCCGCGCCGCCACCGTGGTGGCCGCTGAGCTGGTCGAAGCCGAGCACGAGTCAGGCCGCCTGGCGCCGGGATACCTGGCCGACGTGATCGCGGTACGCGGTGACCCGTCGCGCGATATCGCCGTCATCGAGGATGTCTCGTTCGTGATGAAGGATGGGCAGATCTACAAGGCGGAGGCCGCCTGA
- a CDS encoding CsbD family protein, with amino-acid sequence MSGEDKVKNKIEDLGGRAKEAVGKATGDRDTENEGRVDQAKASLKDAGEKIKDAFKK; translated from the coding sequence ATGAGCGGCGAAGACAAAGTCAAGAACAAGATCGAAGACCTAGGCGGTCGCGCCAAGGAGGCGGTCGGCAAGGCTACCGGTGACCGCGACACCGAGAACGAAGGTCGCGTTGATCAGGCCAAGGCGAGCCTGAAAGACGCGGGCGAGAAGATCAAGGACGCTTTCAAGAAATAG
- a CDS encoding SDR family NAD(P)-dependent oxidoreductase: protein MGEATCHELGRLGHRVAVLDIDEAAAQRVSDALRAQEIMAMGVGADVTDRAAVERAFAHVRTELGPVSVLVTSAGMFGFAPFAEISTQAWNRIIDVNLTGTFHCSQVALPDMVAAKWGRIVMISSSSAQRGSPFAAHYAASKGAVITLTKSLAREYAAHGITVNNIPPSGIETPMQHNAQAAGYLKSNEEIAANIPVGHLGTGDDIAAAVGFLCSDAAGFITGQVLGVNGGAVM, encoded by the coding sequence ATGGGTGAGGCGACCTGCCACGAGTTAGGCCGACTCGGGCACCGGGTCGCCGTCTTGGACATCGACGAGGCCGCGGCGCAGCGGGTCAGCGATGCGCTTCGGGCGCAGGAGATCATGGCCATGGGCGTCGGTGCTGACGTCACCGACCGCGCCGCCGTCGAACGAGCCTTCGCCCACGTGCGCACTGAACTCGGACCGGTGTCCGTCCTGGTCACCAGTGCGGGAATGTTCGGCTTCGCGCCATTCGCAGAAATCAGCACTCAGGCTTGGAATCGGATCATCGATGTCAACCTGACCGGCACCTTCCACTGCAGTCAGGTCGCCCTGCCGGACATGGTGGCGGCCAAATGGGGCCGCATCGTGATGATTTCATCATCCAGTGCCCAGCGCGGGTCGCCGTTCGCCGCGCACTACGCGGCATCCAAGGGGGCGGTGATCACCCTGACCAAGTCGCTGGCCCGCGAGTACGCCGCGCACGGGATCACGGTCAATAACATTCCGCCGTCGGGTATCGAAACCCCGATGCAGCACAACGCGCAGGCGGCGGGGTATCTGAAATCCAACGAGGAGATCGCCGCAAACATCCCAGTCGGCCACTTGGGCACCGGCGACGACATTGCCGCAGCGGTGGGCTTTCTGTGCTCGGACGCAGCGGGTTTCATCACCGGCCAAGTGCTGGGCGTCAACGGTGGAGCCGTGATGTGA
- a CDS encoding aldehyde dehydrogenase — MGSQVFEVISPHTEQPIAEVTAASAADVDAAVAAARTAFESWGRTEPAERVAVIRRLADVYDERRKEMAQTISAEMGAPITFAQRAQVGLPAMMMRAFCDLAERHPWQESRRGFFGADVQVRKEPVGVVGAIVPWNMPQLLIVAKLVPALLAGCTVVLKPAPESPLDAQLLVEMLKTVDLPADVVHVVPGDRAVGEQLVSHPGLDKVSFTGSTAAGRAVAAACAPNLTKVSLELGGKSAALVLDDASPEKVAAGVRSASLANSGQICNALSRVLVPQQRYDEYVDALATEMAGLRVGDPAEKSTQLGPLVSQRQQSRVREYIEIGRREGARMVLGGSDMPDGLDRGWYVKPTLFADADNSMRIAREEIFGPVISVIAYRDEDEAVAIANDSDYGLAGSVWTGDTDRALAIAGRIRTGTLGINQGYTMDPFAPFGGVKASGYGRELGPEGLDAYLETKSIAVAPGL, encoded by the coding sequence ATGGGATCGCAGGTTTTCGAGGTCATCTCACCGCACACCGAGCAACCGATCGCCGAAGTCACTGCGGCCAGCGCAGCCGACGTCGACGCCGCGGTCGCCGCCGCGCGCACAGCCTTCGAATCCTGGGGACGCACCGAACCGGCCGAACGCGTCGCCGTGATCCGCCGACTGGCCGACGTGTACGACGAGCGGCGCAAGGAGATGGCCCAGACGATCAGCGCCGAGATGGGCGCTCCGATCACCTTCGCCCAGCGCGCCCAGGTGGGTCTGCCGGCGATGATGATGCGGGCATTTTGCGACCTGGCCGAGCGCCACCCCTGGCAGGAAAGCCGGCGCGGCTTCTTCGGGGCCGACGTGCAAGTGCGCAAGGAGCCAGTAGGTGTCGTTGGCGCCATCGTGCCGTGGAACATGCCTCAGTTACTCATCGTCGCCAAACTGGTGCCCGCACTGCTGGCCGGCTGCACCGTCGTATTGAAGCCAGCGCCCGAATCACCCTTGGACGCACAGCTTCTCGTTGAAATGCTGAAAACCGTCGACCTGCCCGCCGACGTGGTCCATGTGGTGCCCGGCGACCGTGCCGTCGGGGAACAACTTGTCTCGCACCCCGGCTTGGACAAGGTGTCGTTCACCGGGTCCACGGCGGCCGGCCGAGCAGTGGCCGCTGCCTGCGCGCCGAACCTGACCAAGGTCAGCCTCGAACTCGGCGGGAAATCCGCCGCTCTCGTCCTCGATGACGCATCTCCGGAGAAGGTCGCGGCGGGCGTGCGTTCGGCCAGCCTGGCCAACAGCGGGCAGATCTGCAACGCGCTTTCCCGCGTGCTGGTACCGCAGCAGCGCTACGACGAGTACGTCGACGCGCTCGCCACCGAGATGGCCGGCCTGCGCGTCGGCGACCCCGCCGAAAAGTCCACCCAACTGGGACCGCTGGTCTCCCAGCGCCAGCAGAGCCGTGTTCGCGAATACATCGAGATCGGCCGGCGCGAGGGTGCGCGAATGGTGCTGGGCGGCAGCGACATGCCCGACGGTCTGGACCGCGGGTGGTACGTCAAACCCACCTTGTTCGCCGACGCCGACAACTCGATGCGCATTGCGCGCGAGGAGATCTTCGGTCCGGTCATCAGCGTTATCGCCTACCGAGACGAGGACGAGGCGGTGGCCATCGCCAACGACTCCGACTACGGCCTGGCCGGATCGGTGTGGACCGGCGACACCGACCGGGCGCTGGCGATCGCCGGGCGCATTCGCACCGGCACGCTAGGCATCAACCAGGGCTACACCATGGACCCGTTCGCGCCGTTCGGCGGCGTCAAGGCCAGTGGCTACGGACGTGAACTTGGTCCCGAGGGCCTGGACGCGTACCTCGAGACCAAGTCGATCGCGGTCGCTCCGGGACTCTGA
- a CDS encoding PPOX class F420-dependent oxidoreductase, giving the protein MAVTFKDVVKSKYLLLTTFTKDGRPKPTAIWGVPDGDRLLVITDDDSWKVKRIRNTPRVTIAKSGGLGNPKSEAVEGVARILPKSETRRVYNAVLRRYWYHAWWFYVHSIVRGGIDKVHVGLEVSPA; this is encoded by the coding sequence GTGGCCGTCACCTTCAAAGACGTCGTCAAGTCCAAATACCTGCTGCTGACGACCTTCACCAAGGACGGCCGACCCAAGCCGACTGCGATCTGGGGTGTGCCGGACGGAGACCGGTTACTGGTCATCACCGACGACGACTCTTGGAAAGTCAAGCGGATCCGTAACACTCCACGGGTGACGATCGCCAAGAGCGGCGGCCTGGGCAACCCAAAGAGTGAGGCCGTCGAAGGCGTTGCACGCATCCTGCCGAAGTCGGAGACGCGGCGCGTCTACAACGCGGTACTGCGCCGGTACTGGTATCACGCCTGGTGGTTCTACGTCCACTCGATCGTCCGCGGGGGAATCGACAAGGTGCACGTCGGTCTCGAGGTCAGCCCGGCGTAG
- a CDS encoding CsbD family protein, with the protein MQQNMAGNRFSNTAQYWGGRAKETIGRLTGNRRTEFEGRVDQVKANAKDAGNRVARSLRRRPRRF; encoded by the coding sequence ATGCAGCAGAACATGGCTGGAAACCGGTTTAGCAACACGGCGCAGTATTGGGGCGGCAGAGCGAAGGAGACGATCGGCCGACTCACCGGCAACAGGCGCACCGAATTCGAAGGCAGAGTCGATCAGGTCAAAGCGAACGCCAAAGATGCCGGCAACCGTGTTGCGCGCTCGTTGCGGCGGCGGCCGCGGCGTTTTTGA
- a CDS encoding MarR family winged helix-turn-helix transcriptional regulator, whose amino-acid sequence MELTENILWLLKQAFYYSLTTVNDAISPHGVSTAQVGVLRQLANEPGLSGAELARRLLITPQGVQLALTALERRGLVQRKPDPAHKRILHAYLTDDGRKVVAAVFADAVAAHEEVFGVLSSEEKETLRELLARVVEKGTGNRLVEDHVEE is encoded by the coding sequence ATGGAACTCACCGAGAACATTCTGTGGCTGCTCAAGCAGGCTTTCTACTATTCGCTGACCACCGTGAACGACGCGATAAGCCCGCACGGTGTGAGCACCGCGCAAGTCGGTGTCCTGCGCCAACTTGCGAATGAACCGGGTCTGTCGGGTGCCGAATTGGCCCGACGGCTGTTGATCACTCCGCAGGGGGTGCAGCTGGCCCTCACCGCGCTCGAACGGCGCGGGTTGGTGCAGCGCAAGCCGGACCCCGCGCACAAGCGCATCCTGCACGCCTATCTGACCGACGACGGAAGAAAAGTGGTGGCCGCGGTATTCGCCGATGCGGTGGCCGCGCACGAAGAGGTCTTCGGGGTGCTGAGTTCCGAAGAGAAGGAGACGCTGCGGGAATTACTGGCCCGGGTGGTGGAGAAGGGTACCGGCAATCGGCTTGTCGAAGACCACGTCGAGGAGTGA
- a CDS encoding dihydrodipicolinate reductase: MPNKYRVVQWTTGNVGKSSLQSLATNPQFELVGCYAWSPDKAGRDAGELVGIGPLGVTATNDVDELLALKPDCVVYNPMWIDVDELVQILSAGVNVVTTASFITGHNLGAGRDRILEACEKAGSTIFGSGVSPGFAELLAIVSAMVCNRVDKVTVNEAADTTFYDSPDTEKPVGFGQPIDNPELPQMAEKGTAIFGEAVRLVADALGVELDEVRCVAEFAQTTEDLAMASWTIEAGCVAGVYISWQGIVGGNTVVDLNVRWRKGQTLEPDWKIDGDGWVIQVDGQPTVTTKVGFLPPPYFQATTLAEFMALGHIMTAMPAINAIPAVVAAAPGIATYADLPLTLPRGTVPTG, from the coding sequence GTGCCCAACAAATATCGCGTCGTGCAATGGACCACCGGAAACGTCGGCAAGAGCTCGTTACAGTCGCTGGCCACCAATCCCCAGTTCGAGCTGGTGGGGTGCTACGCCTGGTCCCCGGATAAGGCCGGCCGCGACGCCGGCGAACTGGTCGGCATCGGGCCACTCGGCGTGACCGCCACCAACGACGTCGACGAACTACTGGCACTCAAACCTGACTGCGTGGTCTACAACCCGATGTGGATCGATGTCGACGAGCTGGTCCAGATCCTCTCGGCGGGAGTGAACGTGGTGACGACGGCCTCGTTCATCACCGGACACAACCTCGGCGCCGGCCGCGACCGCATCCTCGAGGCCTGCGAGAAGGCGGGTTCGACCATTTTCGGGTCGGGGGTGAGCCCGGGCTTCGCCGAGCTGCTGGCCATAGTGTCGGCGATGGTGTGCAACAGGGTCGACAAGGTCACCGTCAACGAGGCCGCCGACACCACGTTCTATGACTCACCAGACACGGAGAAACCGGTCGGGTTCGGTCAGCCGATCGACAACCCCGAGCTGCCGCAGATGGCCGAGAAGGGGACGGCCATCTTTGGCGAGGCGGTGCGGCTGGTCGCCGACGCACTCGGAGTCGAGCTCGACGAGGTGCGATGCGTAGCCGAATTCGCGCAAACCACCGAAGACCTCGCCATGGCATCTTGGACCATCGAGGCGGGATGCGTTGCGGGCGTGTACATCAGCTGGCAGGGCATTGTCGGTGGCAACACCGTGGTCGACCTCAACGTGCGGTGGCGCAAGGGACAGACCCTGGAGCCGGATTGGAAGATCGACGGCGACGGCTGGGTCATCCAGGTCGACGGCCAACCGACGGTGACCACGAAGGTCGGGTTTTTGCCGCCGCCCTATTTCCAGGCCACCACGCTCGCCGAGTTCATGGCGCTGGGGCACATCATGACGGCCATGCCGGCGATCAACGCGATCCCGGCCGTGGTCGCCGCCGCACCCGGTATCGCCACCTACGCGGACCTGCCGCTCACCCTTCCCCGCGGGACGGTGCCAACGGGCTAG
- a CDS encoding cutinase family protein: MDGSAPIRRIAVVLGIAAVIGAFALLFEPAPEANAAPCPDVEVVFARGSGEPPGLGNVGGPFVDALRAEIGGRSLGVYPVNYPASTDFASPQFASSVIDGIRDAGNHIQSMAANCPNTKEILGGYSQGAALAGYVTSAAVPPGVPPSAVPQPLAPQIANHVAAVTLFGTPSPEFLSQYGAPQIAIGPAYQAKTLELCADGDTICAGGGTTPTLAHTLYAVNGMTGQAADFASAHL; encoded by the coding sequence ATGGATGGCTCCGCACCGATTCGCCGGATCGCGGTTGTCCTCGGTATCGCCGCGGTGATAGGCGCGTTTGCGCTGTTGTTCGAGCCGGCTCCGGAGGCCAACGCGGCCCCATGCCCCGATGTTGAGGTGGTTTTCGCACGCGGCAGCGGCGAACCACCAGGTCTAGGCAACGTCGGCGGGCCGTTCGTCGACGCGCTGCGCGCTGAAATCGGTGGGCGCTCACTGGGGGTATACCCGGTCAACTATCCGGCCAGCACCGACTTCGCCAGCCCGCAATTCGCCTCATCGGTGATCGACGGAATTCGCGACGCGGGCAATCACATCCAGTCGATGGCCGCCAATTGCCCCAACACCAAGGAGATTCTGGGCGGATACTCCCAGGGCGCCGCCTTGGCCGGCTACGTTACCTCGGCCGCCGTACCACCGGGGGTGCCGCCTTCCGCCGTACCCCAGCCGCTCGCACCTCAGATCGCGAATCATGTTGCTGCCGTGACGTTGTTCGGCACACCCTCCCCGGAATTCCTCAGTCAATACGGCGCACCACAGATCGCCATCGGGCCGGCGTACCAAGCCAAGACCCTTGAGTTGTGTGCCGACGGCGACACGATCTGCGCCGGCGGCGGCACCACCCCGACTCTTGCACACACGTTGTATGCCGTCAACGGAATGACCGGGCAGGCAGCGGATTTCGCGAGTGCCCACCTCTAG
- a CDS encoding aromatic ring-hydroxylating oxygenase subunit alpha produces MPRFPKPPEGSWTQHYPELGTGPVSYEDSISPQIYDLERAAIFKRAWLNVGRVQQLPRKGSYFTKELKVVNTSIILVRNTSGKINAFHNICRHRGNKLVWNDMPLEETRGVCRQFTCKYHAWRYDLDGNLTFVQQESEFFDLDKSRHGLVPVHCEVWEGFIFVNFAKEPEQSLREFLGPMVTALEGYPFDLMTSRWYYRSEVKANWKLYMDAFQEFYHAPVLHANQSPTAYSKAAAEAGFEAPHYRLEGPHRLVSTSGVRAWEMSAEMRKPIEDICQSGLFGPWDKPDLGEMPAGLNPAQCEPWGLDSFQLFPNFVILFWGQGWYLTYHYWPTSYNSHIFEGTLYFPQPRTPRERVAQELAAVSFKEYGLQDANTLEATQSMIESRVVDNFVLNDQEVLLRHLHKETAAWIEEYQRTTATRA; encoded by the coding sequence ATGCCCCGATTTCCTAAGCCGCCGGAGGGCAGCTGGACGCAGCATTATCCCGAATTGGGTACTGGGCCGGTGTCCTACGAAGACTCGATCAGCCCGCAGATTTACGATCTGGAACGCGCGGCGATCTTCAAACGTGCCTGGCTTAATGTCGGTCGCGTGCAACAGCTTCCGCGTAAGGGCAGCTATTTCACCAAAGAACTGAAGGTGGTCAACACCTCGATCATCTTGGTGCGCAATACGTCTGGGAAGATCAACGCGTTCCACAATATCTGCCGGCACCGCGGCAACAAACTGGTATGGAACGACATGCCGCTCGAGGAGACCCGCGGGGTGTGCCGCCAGTTCACCTGTAAGTACCATGCGTGGCGCTACGACCTGGACGGCAACCTGACGTTCGTGCAGCAGGAAAGTGAGTTCTTCGACCTCGACAAGAGCCGCCACGGACTGGTTCCGGTGCACTGCGAGGTCTGGGAAGGCTTCATCTTCGTCAACTTCGCCAAGGAGCCCGAACAGAGCCTGCGCGAATTTCTCGGTCCGATGGTGACCGCTCTGGAGGGATATCCGTTCGACCTGATGACCTCTCGCTGGTACTACCGCTCTGAGGTGAAGGCGAACTGGAAGCTCTACATGGACGCGTTCCAGGAGTTCTATCACGCGCCGGTGCTGCACGCGAACCAGTCGCCGACCGCCTATTCGAAGGCCGCCGCGGAGGCCGGATTTGAGGCACCGCACTACCGCTTGGAGGGGCCGCACCGGCTGGTCAGCACTTCCGGTGTGCGGGCCTGGGAGATGTCGGCGGAGATGCGCAAGCCGATCGAAGATATCTGTCAGAGCGGGCTGTTCGGACCTTGGGATAAACCGGATCTGGGCGAGATGCCGGCCGGCCTCAATCCCGCCCAATGCGAACCTTGGGGTCTGGATTCGTTCCAGCTTTTTCCCAACTTCGTCATTCTGTTCTGGGGGCAGGGCTGGTACTTGACTTACCACTACTGGCCGACGTCCTATAACAGTCACATTTTCGAGGGCACACTGTATTTCCCGCAGCCGCGGACTCCCCGCGAGCGGGTCGCACAGGAACTAGCGGCGGTATCGTTCAAGGAATACGGCCTGCAAGACGCCAACACGCTAGAGGCCACCCAGAGCATGATCGAATCGCGCGTGGTCGACAATTTCGTGCTCAACGACCAGGAGGTCCTGCTGCGACACCTGCACAAGGAAACCGCGGCGTGGATCGAGGAGTATCAACGGACCACCGCCACGAGAGCGTGA